The window CTGCGCACAAATTCAAGGGTCACCGATGCAGGGATATTGTTGAATGGTTTCTTTAATGCAGTTTCGCCATTTGCAATTATTTTCCTTATTACCGAATCGGGTAGTTGCCTGCGCCATTCCGCGGCGCTTTGTGGGAATGGTTTCCATTTGCTTTGGGGGATAAGCCACTCGCCCACCTGCTGCTGCGAAAACTTTTGCAGCAAATTGCGCGGTGTGATTTGCGCCCGTAGCGATATAGTTAATAAGAGTAAGCTTGCTGTGATGATAGCTGTTGTTTTCATAAGATAGATAAATGTAGCAGGTGCATAAATATCATTAAAAAAAATTTAATTCTGTAATTAAGCAACCAACCAATATATTATAAGGTAAAAACTGGTATATGTCAATTTTTAAAGAATATAATATTTGAAATTTATATTATACCAGAATATAGTTTTATGAAATTAAGATGAAACGGAATATATAGTACAACTGGATTAAACCATTATATATGGCCAGCGTCTATAACTGTATAAAAACTAAAACTTGAAAAAATGAAAAAGTTAATATTAATGTCGGCTTTGGTGATGGGTGGTTTAGGTATAAAAACTGCTGATGCACAATTAGGTATCCACGTTAATTTACGTTTTGGTACCCCGGTTTACGCTCCTGCCCCGGTAGTGGTTAACGAGCCGGTATATGAGGACTATTATTACCTGCCCGAAGCAGAGGCTTACTATAGTGTTGGTGAACATTGCTACTACTATCAGGATGGCGACAGATGGATATCAGCTGCTTACTTACCTGGCCGTTATCGTAATTTTGACTGGAGGACAGCACGCCGTTACGAAATACATTCTAACCGTCCGTTTATGCACCACGATGTTTACCGTGGCAGGTTTGGCGGTCGTATGGAACGCGGTGATGTATATGCAAGAGGTGGCTATTCAAACAGGGATTTTAATAACGGCCGCGACAGACATGACCAATACGATAACCGTGGCGGCTTCGACCGCAGGGATAATAATCGTGGTGGGTTTGACAGGAGAGATGACCGTAACCAAGGTGGCTATAACCAACCTATGCCTGAGAGAAATCAAGGCGGTTACAACCAAAATCCAGACCGTAACCAGGGTGGCTATAATCAACCAAGCCAGGGCGGTTATAACCAACAAATGCCGGGCCGTAACCAGGGCGGATATAATGGTGGCAGCCAACCTTCACAGGATCAGGGCCAACGTGGCGCAGGCCGCGGCTATAACCAGGACGGCAGCAGCCAGCCAACTAACCACACAGGCGGCCAGAACCGTGGAGGCAACATGAACGAACACTTTGCCGCAAGCAACATGGGTGTAATACAAGATAGGTCGGCCTTAGCACGCCCGGTACGCAATTAATATTACCAACTCAACATATATAACAAATGCCGCTCTTTATAGGGCGGCATTTCTTGTTTAATATGCGATATAGTTATGTGGTCAGTAACTGCTGGCCACAGTCAGCAAGTCAAGCGCTTCTTCGTTTAAATGCAGTTCTGTAGCATTAATCAAAGCTTGCAATTGCTCAATACTTGTGGCACTGGCGATAGGTGCCGTAATACCGGGCCGTGTCATTAGCCAGGCCAAAGCTACGCTGGCTTGCGATGTTTGGTGCTGATCGGCTACTTTATCCAAGCCATCAAGTATGCGGTAACCACGGTCGTTAAGATATATTTTTATGCCTTGCCCGCGTTTACTTTTTCCGAAATCGGCTTCAGAACGATATTTGCCGGTAAGAAAGCCACTGGCTAAGGAATAGTAGGGCACCACGCTTATACCCCGTTCAACACAAAGCGCTTGCAGATTGGTTTCATAATCCTGCCGAGCGTAGAGATTATATTCGGGCTGCAAGGTTTGATAGGATGGCAGGCCATGACTGGCGGCTGTTTGCAATGCATCGGCTAAACGGTTAGCCTTATAGTTTGAGGCACCGATAGCCCGCACTTTGCCTTCTTTTATCAATTGGCCATAGGCTTCTAATGTTTCTTCAAATGGCGTGTCCTTGTCGTCCTCGTGCGATTGGTATAGGTCTATATAATCGGTTTGCAAACGCTTTAATGAGGCTTCAGCCGCTTGTTTAATATATTTGGCTGATAGCCCTTTTTTGCCATCGCCCATATCTTTACCAACCTTGGTTGCCAATATAACTTTATCCCGTTTGCCCGATTGCTTAAACCATTTGCCAATGATCATCTCCGAATCGCCACCGGTATTACCTTGTACCCAACGCGAGTAAACATCGGCAGTGTCAATAAAGTTAAGGCCTGCATCCGTAAAAGCATCCATCAATTTAAAGGAAGCGGCCTCGTTTACCGTCCAGCCAAATACATTGCCGCCAAACATTAGCGGACTAACAGCAATTCCGGTTTTACCTAATTCGCGTTTTTCCATATGTTAAATATAGTCTTATCGTTTAACAACCGAAACCTGTTCGGCTAACTCGTCAACCCAACCCGAAAAATAAGGGTCGGTGCCAGCCACCCGGTGCCATTCGCCTTCGTCATCGCGGGCAATCACTAAATGTAATGTTTCGTCGGTTGATAAAAATTCATACGCATCCTTCCCGGCGAAAGTAACCGGCGTGGCTATTCCTTCAATCGGACTGTCAGATCCGGTAAGTGTTACATCAATAGGTGTTTTCATAATAAGTATTTGTTGCATAACACCATAATCCGGTTTGTGTTTAATCTTCCCACTAAGGATAGGATTAATTGAAGCTATATCCTTAAGCTAACGTTGATGCGCTTTTAAAACCATAGCGTGTTTAGGTTATTGATTAACAGTGATTTACTGTTAATTCGTATATGAAATATTTCCCTGGCAGGGTAGGGCGTATAGGGATGAAATTATTTTTCGTGAATGTGTATATATTATAGCTAATCGTAAAAGTATTTCATAGTATTGGATGGACGGGATTATTGGCACTGTTTTTACTATATTGTAGCCCAAGCCATAGATATCTTCGGAAAATTATTAATGCATGGATCTGTTTTTCATAATCGCTTTATTAATTATCATCAGCGCCACCTACTCGTATATCAACGCAAGGTTCATTAAATTACCGGGTACCATTGGTATTATATCATTGGCAATTGGCGTTTCCATCATTGTTTTAATTATTAATAGTGTAAACCCCAAAGCAGCTAAATACCTTACTGTTTTAGCCAAAAACATCGATTTTTCGCGTACGGTATTAAATATTATGCTGGGCTTTTTGCTTTTTGCGGGCTCGTTCAATCTCAATGTTAAAAGGTTAAAAAAAGAAATGCGCCCGGTACTGGTATTAAGCACTATTGGTGTTATCTTATCTACCGGTATTTTTGGTGTGCTGTTTTATTTTATCGCGCCGCTTTTTCATATTTATGTGCCACTTATCTACTGCTTGCTTTTCGGGGCGCTGGTTTCGCCTACAGACCCGGTAGCGGTTGGCGCTATTATTAAAAACTCGCGGCTGCCTGCGCACCTGGAGACTATTATTTCCGGCGAATCATTATTTAACGATGGCGTAGGGCTGGTGCTTTTTATTACCCTGCTGGAAATTACCGAATCGGGCATACAGGATATCGATTTTGCCAATGCCGCGGTCCTTTTTGTGCGCGAGGTGTTTGGCGGTATCATATTAGGTGTAGTTTTTGGGTTCCTGGCATTCAGGTTAATGCGGTCTATTAAAGATTTTCAAACCATTGTGCTGGTTTCCTTGTCGCTTGTTATGGCCATATCGCTGATAGCTAATTACTTACATTTGTCAATTCCCCTGGCAGTTGTTTCAGCAGGGTTGTTCGCGGGTAACCGTTCTATCAATTTGGATGATAATGAACACTCGCACCAGGCCTTAGAACGTTTTTGGCAATTGGTTGATGAATTGCTGAATACCATCCTGTTTGTAATGATAGGTTTACAGATGGTAAATTTCCCCTTCCTGAATAATTATTGGATGACAGGCAGTTTAGCCATCATATTGATATTAATGGCACGCTGGGCCAGTGTAACCATACCGCTGACTTTTTTGAAACGTACGCTAAATGTTAATTACAGCAGTGTTAAAATATTAACCTGGGCAGGCTTGCGGGGTGGGATTTCCATAGCCTTAGCCTTGTCCTTACCGCATACCAAATACCGCGAGCTGATATTGGCCGGTAGTTATTTTATAGTAATATTTTCAATTATAGTGCAGGGATTAACCTTAAACCGGGTAATTAACGCGGCATATAAATCAGAGCATCCCGAGCCCAGTAAACCTTAATTAAGATTGGTTTTTCATGGCAGCCATATAAGCGGCTATTTCCTGCTCGTTGCTGTGCGGGCTATCATTTAGCTTATTGATGATATTATCGCGTTCGATGGGTGTACGATTTTGGCTTAACTTTTTCTTGGCTTGCAGGTCGGTAACCGTAATATCAAAAGTTAGGATCCCTTTTATCATTTTTAGTTTATAATCCATAGGGAGACCTTCCCATTGCTGCAGGTAGCCCTGATCATAAAAACGGATCATTTTTTCAAGAACAGCCAATTGTCTGGTCTCGTCGGTCACCACCTTTGCCTGCCCGTAAGCATGTATGGCAATATAATTCCAGGTAGGTACATTTTGTTGTTTCTCGTAATTTGATGGAGAAATATAGGCATGCGGTTCGGTGAAAATAACCAGCGCGATATTCGCTTCAATGCCCGCAGCTTGCGGGTTTGCTTTAGCAAAATGAGAAGAAAGAATAAGCGCATCACCTTGTTGTTCTATTAAAAAGGGGAGATGCGTTGCCTCCGGATAATTATTAGCCGAAGTAATGAGCGTAGCAAAGCTGTAGCGCTGCATAAAATCAATCGCTTCCCGGGTATTGCCAGCTTCAAAATGCTTTGGGATGTACATACGTTTTGTTTAAGGTTTGCTGATCAAATATACTATTTGCAAGGTACTGCCGCGGGTTTTGGCATTAATAAAAGCCGGTAATATGTTTTCCTGCGGATAATCCATACCATGCCAAATAACCTTAAAAGGAATGTGTTGTGCTTGAAAATAAGCTATCGCTTCCGCATCGGCATAAAAAACGGCGTTAGGTTCGGTAGTTATAGTTTTAAATTCCTGAAATGGTACCAGCTTTACCGGCCTATCGCAGTAAAACTGGAAAATGTTGTTTTGATCTTTTAATGAATATACCGGTTGACTGGCCGGGATTGTTTTGTTCACTTGCCCGGCTGCATTAATTTGCCCTTTGTTTGCAATAATGATGGGGTATAAGGTAGTATTTACATAAAAACCCACGTACAACATTACTACGCAACTTAGCATAAAGGTTTTTATATGCTTATCTAAACGGCTACCAATTATCTTCCGGAAAGCAGTAGCCAGTGGTGCCGCTGCTATGATGAAAAACACATTATTTTTGGGCTCCAAATAAAAATGTAAAACCCAAACAACTGCAATAAATAATACGATATAAAGCCACTGCGCGATTAAACGGAAAGTGTTTTCAGCTTTATTGGATAACGCCTCCCCGCAAAAATTGGCGGTTATAATGGCAAACAAAGGGAAGATAATGTTGGTATAAAACGGAAGCTGAAAGCCGGATACGGAAAAAAGGATTAACAACAATAACCCGCCGCTTATGGCATAGTATTCCGGTTGTTTTATGCCCTTAAAGATTTTTTTTACCGACTTAAAAGCAGCGTAATAAAACAACAGGCACCATGGTGCAAAGGCCCAAAGCAGGGTATGGATAAAAAAGAAAACATCGCCGGATGCACGGGTAATTGGCCCATCGTTAGCAAAACGCCCAAATTGGCTATCCCATAAAAACCACTTTATGCCCGATACATGTTGCTTATTGAATACTGTTTTTTCAGGGTGCAGATCGAACTGGATATACAGGGCATAAATTTCGGGGGTGATAAACAGCAGGGTTAATAATACCAGGCCTATCCATTTGATACTGAATATTTCCCTGTATTTTTTATTCAATAACAATTGACCGCCCAATGCGCCATAGATGGGTACGATAACAAATATACCCTTGGTCATGATAGCGAAGGCCGTGAGTAAAGCCGCTAAAACGAACTGGGTAACGCTAAAGCGATCTTCAAGCCTGGCTATGTGGTATATTGCCCCAATGATAAAAGCCATTAAATAAGGCTCGGCACGCACATCAGTGTTGGACATTATGATATGCAGCGAAGTGCTGACAATAAGCACTGCCATGATAGCCTTTAGTTCGCCATAGTATTTTTTTGTAAACAGCCAGGTATACCATAAGCTTAATAAAAAGCATAGTAAGGCCGGTAATTTATAAGACCAGGTATGGATGCCG of the Mucilaginibacter boryungensis genome contains:
- a CDS encoding aldo/keto reductase, whose translation is MEKRELGKTGIAVSPLMFGGNVFGWTVNEAASFKLMDAFTDAGLNFIDTADVYSRWVQGNTGGDSEMIIGKWFKQSGKRDKVILATKVGKDMGDGKKGLSAKYIKQAAEASLKRLQTDYIDLYQSHEDDKDTPFEETLEAYGQLIKEGKVRAIGASNYKANRLADALQTAASHGLPSYQTLQPEYNLYARQDYETNLQALCVERGISVVPYYSLASGFLTGKYRSEADFGKSKRGQGIKIYLNDRGYRILDGLDKVADQHQTSQASVALAWLMTRPGITAPIASATSIEQLQALINATELHLNEEALDLLTVASSY
- a CDS encoding ArnT family glycosyltransferase — encoded protein: MLNQQSSHNPLTAFKILLLLAVLVNVCTINTAFFTDDPGLYASIAKQLVYKHQFFQLFSYGRDWLDKPHLPFWLILLSFKAFGIHTWSYKLPALLCFLLSLWYTWLFTKKYYGELKAIMAVLIVSTSLHIIMSNTDVRAEPYLMAFIIGAIYHIARLEDRFSVTQFVLAALLTAFAIMTKGIFVIVPIYGALGGQLLLNKKYREIFSIKWIGLVLLTLLFITPEIYALYIQFDLHPEKTVFNKQHVSGIKWFLWDSQFGRFANDGPITRASGDVFFFIHTLLWAFAPWCLLFYYAAFKSVKKIFKGIKQPEYYAISGGLLLLILFSVSGFQLPFYTNIIFPLFAIITANFCGEALSNKAENTFRLIAQWLYIVLFIAVVWVLHFYLEPKNNVFFIIAAAPLATAFRKIIGSRLDKHIKTFMLSCVVMLYVGFYVNTTLYPIIIANKGQINAAGQVNKTIPASQPVYSLKDQNNIFQFYCDRPVKLVPFQEFKTITTEPNAVFYADAEAIAYFQAQHIPFKVIWHGMDYPQENILPAFINAKTRGSTLQIVYLISKP
- a CDS encoding cation:proton antiporter codes for the protein MDLFFIIALLIIISATYSYINARFIKLPGTIGIISLAIGVSIIVLIINSVNPKAAKYLTVLAKNIDFSRTVLNIMLGFLLFAGSFNLNVKRLKKEMRPVLVLSTIGVILSTGIFGVLFYFIAPLFHIYVPLIYCLLFGALVSPTDPVAVGAIIKNSRLPAHLETIISGESLFNDGVGLVLFITLLEITESGIQDIDFANAAVLFVREVFGGIILGVVFGFLAFRLMRSIKDFQTIVLVSLSLVMAISLIANYLHLSIPLAVVSAGLFAGNRSINLDDNEHSHQALERFWQLVDELLNTILFVMIGLQMVNFPFLNNYWMTGSLAIILILMARWASVTIPLTFLKRTLNVNYSSVKILTWAGLRGGISIALALSLPHTKYRELILAGSYFIVIFSIIVQGLTLNRVINAAYKSEHPEPSKP
- a CDS encoding FMN-binding negative transcriptional regulator; amino-acid sequence: MYIPKHFEAGNTREAIDFMQRYSFATLITSANNYPEATHLPFLIEQQGDALILSSHFAKANPQAAGIEANIALVIFTEPHAYISPSNYEKQQNVPTWNYIAIHAYGQAKVVTDETRQLAVLEKMIRFYDQGYLQQWEGLPMDYKLKMIKGILTFDITVTDLQAKKKLSQNRTPIERDNIINKLNDSPHSNEQEIAAYMAAMKNQS